In Paenibacillus durus, the DNA window CCGATGTCACCCTTGTATACAAAAAAATCGACCATCTCGAGCCGGAGCATGATCCCTGCCTGCGCCTTGAAGTGGATGAGGATGGCCATGTGCTGAATATTCATCATGAGAAGAACCATCCGAATATCTATATGGAAATGTTTATTATGGAAAAAGAGCTGTTTCTGGAACAGGTGGAATACTGCATTGCCCATGGGGAGAGCTTCTTTTTCCGGGACGCTATTCAAAAAAGACGCGACAAGCTCAAAATTGCCGCTTTTGAATACACGGGCTATCATGCCGTCATTAACTCTGTGGCCAGCTATTACAAGAGCAGCATGAAGCTTCTGAATCATGATGAGTATACCGACCTGTTCCACGACAACCAGGTTCAGACCAAAATTAAGTACGAAGCCCCGACCCGCTATCTGGAAAGCGCCAATGTCAGCAATTCGCTGGTGGCGAACGGCTGCATCATCGCCGGCACGGTGGAGAACAGCGTCATATTCCGCGGTGTCCAGATCCGTAAGGGAGCAAGGGTTGTGAACTCCGTCGTCATGCAGAAGTGCGTCATTGAAGAAGATGCTGTTATTGAGAATGTTATATTGGATAAGGACGTACAGCTCAGCCGGGAGCGGATTCTCGTCGGCGACAGCAAGCGGCCGTTCGTCATTGCCAAGAGCAGCAAAATGTAAAACGGTTTTAACCGAAAACGTTATTGTCAGGAGGAACCTGTTTGTTGTTTACCGATAAAGAAGCATTCAAAAAAGCATTTGTCGAAGATTTGGTCGGGAAGCTGGGTAAGCCGCTGGAGGAAGCCTCTAATGCCGACATTTACCACATTCTAGGCAGTATGGTCCGCGCACAGGCCGGTAAGAACTGGGCGAATACCAACTTGAAATACAAAGACGGCAAGGAAAAGCAGGTCTACTACTTCTCGATGGAGTTCCTTATCGGCAGGCTTCTGGGCAATAATCTGCTGAATATGGGCGTTCTGGAGATGGTGCGGGACGGTCTTAATGAGCTGGGCTTCTCCCTTCAGGAGGTCGAGGAGGAGGAGGCGGACGCAGGTCTCGGCAACGGCGGATTAGGGCGGCTTGCGGCCTGCTTTCTCGATTCCCTGGCCTCCCTGCAATATGCGGGACATGGCTGCGGCATACGCTACAAATATGGCTTGTTCGAGCAGAAGATCGTTGACGGATACCAGGTGGAGCTGCCCGATTACTGGCTGCAAAAAGACAACGTGTGGGAAGTGCGCCGTGAGGACAAGAGTGTGGAGGTAAGGTTCTGGGGACGCGTCGAGACTGAAACTGTAGGCGAAAAGCTCGTGTTCCGGCACAAGGATTACGAGACGGTCCGTGCGGTGCCGTACGATGTGCCGATCATCGGCGCCGATCGGCGGCATGTCAATACGCTGCGCAATTGGAGCGCCGAGTCGATTCTCCAGCCGAACAGGGATTTTGGCCCGAACACGGGCACCGATTATCACAAATTTCTCGAGTACAAGCGGGCTGTGGAATCCATCTCGGAATTCCTCTACCCGGATGATTCCGAGTACGAGGGCAAGCTGCTCCGCCTGAAACAGCAGTATTTCCTCTGCAGCGCCGGCTTGCAGAGCATCCTGCGCTTTTACTGGAAACTCGGGCTTCCGCTGTCGGAGCTTCCGAATAAGGTGGCGCTGCATATTAACGATACGCATCCAACGCTGGTGATTCCGGAGCTGATGCGGATTCTCATGGATGACAGAGGTCTGGAATGGGATGAAGCTTGGGACTTAACCACGCGCATGGTTTCCTATACCAACCATACGATTCTTAGCGAGGCGCTGGAGAAGTGGCCGGTGAATATGGTGCGGGATTTGGTGCCCCGGGTCTATCTCATCATCGAAGAGATTAACGCAAGGTTCTGCGGCGAGCTAATGAAGCGGTATCCCGAAGACCATAACCGGATCGCGCAAATGGCGATTATTTATGACGACCAGGTCCGGATGGCGCATCTGGCGATTGTGGGCAGCCACAGTGTCAACGGCGTAGCCGCGCTGCATACGGAAATTTTGCGGAAGCGGGAAATGAGATTGTTCGACGA includes these proteins:
- a CDS encoding glycogen/starch/alpha-glucan phosphorylase; this translates as MFTDKEAFKKAFVEDLVGKLGKPLEEASNADIYHILGSMVRAQAGKNWANTNLKYKDGKEKQVYYFSMEFLIGRLLGNNLLNMGVLEMVRDGLNELGFSLQEVEEEEADAGLGNGGLGRLAACFLDSLASLQYAGHGCGIRYKYGLFEQKIVDGYQVELPDYWLQKDNVWEVRREDKSVEVRFWGRVETETVGEKLVFRHKDYETVRAVPYDVPIIGADRRHVNTLRNWSAESILQPNRDFGPNTGTDYHKFLEYKRAVESISEFLYPDDSEYEGKLLRLKQQYFLCSAGLQSILRFYWKLGLPLSELPNKVALHINDTHPTLVIPELMRILMDDRGLEWDEAWDLTTRMVSYTNHTILSEALEKWPVNMVRDLVPRVYLIIEEINARFCGELMKRYPEDHNRIAQMAIIYDDQVRMAHLAIVGSHSVNGVAALHTEILRKREMRLFDEMYPNRFNNKTNGITHRRWLMHANRDLAGLITEAIGPRWITHPQEMIGLIKYCEDASFQQKVSDIKRKNKLRLAEYIKSKHNVMIDPDSIFDVQVKRLHAYKRQLLNILHIMHLYNQIKASPNLDMVPRTFIFGAKAAPSYHLAKRIIKLINTVADIVAKDPDVKGKIRIFFLENYSVSLAEKIIPAADVSEQISTASKEASGTGNMKFMMNGALTIGTMDGANVEMNEMIGNDNMFLFGLRAEQVMDYYQYGGYYARDMYNSDSRLKEVLDQLITPGPICCYHQDFENIFHSLLDNNDEFFVLKDFPSYVETHVEIDRAYRNRSEWLKKSIINIGHSGKFSSDNTISRYASEIWNIRSVPL
- the glgD gene encoding glucose-1-phosphate adenylyltransferase subunit GlgD; this encodes MKQLMGVINLDHELDHLNELTYFRCGAAVPFASRYRLIDFVLSNMMRAELESVGLFVRRKYRSLMDHLGDGKSWDMNRKHGGLFILPPDWNDPTDTSLGDLQHFHNNLDFFKRSSAKYIVHSGSQHINTIDFQELYSYHLEKGADVTLVYKKIDHLEPEHDPCLRLEVDEDGHVLNIHHEKNHPNIYMEMFIMEKELFLEQVEYCIAHGESFFFRDAIQKRRDKLKIAAFEYTGYHAVINSVASYYKSSMKLLNHDEYTDLFHDNQVQTKIKYEAPTRYLESANVSNSLVANGCIIAGTVENSVIFRGVQIRKGARVVNSVVMQKCVIEEDAVIENVILDKDVQLSRERILVGDSKRPFVIAKSSKM